One genomic region from Vannielia litorea encodes:
- a CDS encoding CmpA/NrtA family ABC transporter substrate-binding protein, whose translation MKTLFGIVATTATLLTGTAMAQSLELEKDELTFGFIKLTDMAPLAVAYEQGYFLDEGLFVTLEAQANWKVLLDGVIDGQLDGAHMLAGQPLAATIGFGTEAHIITPFSMDLNGNGITVSNEVWEAMKPNIPTGDDGKPVHPISASAMAPVVEQYKSEGKPFNMGMVFPVSTHNYELRYWLAAGGLHPGFYSAANISGQIAADVLLSVTPPPQMPATLEAGTIYGYCVGEPWNQQAVFKGIGVPVITDYELWKNNPEKVFGITAEFAEQYPNTTKAVVKALIRAAIWLDENDNANRMEAVEILAKPEYVGADAEVIANSMTGTFEYEKGDVREVPDFNVFFRYNATYPFYSDAIWYLTQMRRWGQIPEAKSDEWYAETAASVYRPDIYLEAARLLVDEGLANEADFPWDSDGYKAPTPAADIIDGIPYDGKAPNAYLDSLPIGLKGAQIIVGTEVQG comes from the coding sequence ATGAAAACCCTCTTCGGAATCGTTGCCACAACGGCGACCCTTCTGACCGGAACGGCGATGGCCCAGTCGCTGGAGCTGGAAAAGGACGAACTGACCTTCGGCTTCATCAAGCTGACAGACATGGCCCCCCTCGCCGTTGCCTATGAGCAGGGCTACTTTCTTGACGAAGGCCTCTTCGTCACGCTGGAGGCCCAGGCCAACTGGAAAGTGCTGCTCGACGGCGTGATCGACGGCCAGCTCGACGGCGCGCACATGCTCGCCGGTCAGCCGCTCGCCGCCACCATCGGCTTCGGCACCGAGGCCCATATCATCACCCCCTTCTCCATGGATCTGAACGGTAACGGCATCACCGTCTCCAACGAGGTCTGGGAGGCGATGAAGCCGAACATCCCAACCGGCGATGATGGCAAGCCGGTCCACCCGATCTCCGCCTCCGCCATGGCGCCGGTGGTCGAGCAGTACAAGTCCGAGGGCAAGCCCTTCAACATGGGCATGGTCTTCCCGGTCTCGACCCACAACTACGAACTGCGTTACTGGCTCGCCGCCGGTGGCCTGCACCCGGGCTTCTACAGCGCCGCGAACATCTCAGGCCAGATCGCGGCCGACGTGCTGCTCTCCGTGACCCCTCCGCCGCAGATGCCCGCCACCCTCGAGGCCGGCACCATCTATGGCTACTGCGTGGGTGAGCCGTGGAACCAGCAGGCCGTGTTCAAGGGCATCGGCGTGCCGGTGATCACCGACTATGAACTGTGGAAGAACAACCCCGAGAAGGTCTTCGGCATCACCGCCGAGTTCGCCGAGCAGTACCCGAACACCACCAAGGCCGTGGTGAAGGCGCTGATCCGCGCCGCCATCTGGCTCGACGAGAACGACAACGCCAACCGCATGGAGGCGGTCGAGATCCTCGCCAAGCCCGAATACGTGGGCGCCGATGCCGAGGTGATCGCCAACTCCATGACCGGCACCTTCGAGTACGAGAAGGGCGATGTGCGCGAAGTCCCCGACTTCAACGTGTTCTTCCGCTACAACGCGACCTACCCGTTCTACTCCGATGCAATCTGGTACCTGACCCAGATGCGCCGCTGGGGCCAGATCCCCGAGGCCAAGTCGGACGAGTGGTATGCCGAGACCGCGGCCTCCGTCTATCGCCCCGACATCTACCTCGAGGCCGCCCGCCTGCTGGTCGATGAAGGGCTCGCCAACGAGGCCGACTTCCCTTGGGACAGCGACGGCTACAAGGCGCCGACCCCCGCCGCCGACATCATCGACGGCATCCCCTACGACGGGAAGGCCCCCAACGCCTACCTCGACAGCCTGCCCATCGGCCTGAAGGGCGCGCAGATCATCGTCGGCACCGAGGTGCAGGGCTGA
- a CDS encoding ABC transporter permease, producing the protein MTAIDPQSLNDAAAAKEARKARLFTRINKADKWFSVLGLAWITPILKAVAGDNPKAQGKEIWRLLGVPVLAIVGFLLLWGTLAPKVQTSLGAVPGPVQVWGEAVNLHEDAVAKAAKKAKFEEMVAARNEKLIAAGKEDQVKTVAYTGAPSFYEQIWTSIKTVFFGFLIGSAVAIPLGILAGLSPYANAAINPLIQIFKPVSPLAWLPIVTMVVSALSTGDGLFPKSFTISAITVTLCSLWPTLINTALGVASIDKDLVNVSKVLKMNTWTKITKLVLPSALPLIFTGLRLSLGVGWMVLIAAEMLAQNPGLGKFVWDEFQNGSSSSLAKIMVAVLTIGIIGFLLDRVMYALQSLFTFSNQR; encoded by the coding sequence ATGACCGCCATAGACCCTCAGTCGCTGAACGACGCCGCCGCCGCCAAAGAGGCCCGAAAGGCGCGTCTGTTCACCCGTATCAACAAGGCCGACAAGTGGTTTTCGGTGCTCGGCCTCGCCTGGATCACCCCGATCCTGAAGGCCGTTGCCGGTGACAATCCGAAGGCGCAAGGCAAGGAAATCTGGCGCCTCCTCGGCGTGCCCGTGCTCGCCATCGTCGGCTTCCTGCTGCTCTGGGGCACCCTCGCCCCCAAGGTCCAAACCTCCCTAGGCGCCGTCCCCGGCCCGGTGCAGGTCTGGGGCGAGGCTGTGAACCTGCATGAGGATGCCGTCGCCAAGGCCGCGAAGAAAGCCAAGTTCGAGGAGATGGTCGCCGCCCGCAACGAGAAGCTGATCGCCGCGGGCAAGGAAGACCAAGTGAAAACCGTGGCTTACACCGGGGCGCCCAGCTTCTACGAGCAGATCTGGACTTCGATCAAGACCGTGTTCTTCGGCTTCCTGATCGGCTCCGCCGTGGCCATTCCGCTGGGCATTCTTGCGGGCCTCTCGCCCTACGCCAACGCCGCCATCAACCCGCTGATCCAGATCTTCAAGCCGGTCTCCCCGCTGGCCTGGCTGCCGATCGTCACCATGGTCGTCTCGGCGCTCTCCACCGGCGACGGGCTCTTCCCGAAGAGCTTCACCATCTCGGCCATTACCGTGACCCTCTGCTCGCTCTGGCCCACCCTGATCAACACCGCGCTCGGTGTCGCCTCGATCGACAAGGATCTCGTTAACGTTTCCAAGGTATTGAAGATGAACACCTGGACCAAGATCACCAAGCTGGTCCTGCCCTCTGCCCTGCCGCTCATCTTCACCGGCCTGCGGCTCTCGCTCGGTGTCGGCTGGATGGTTCTGATCGCTGCCGAAATGCTGGCGCAGAACCCGGGGCTCGGAAAGTTCGTCTGGGACGAGTTCCAGAACGGCTCTTCCTCCTCGCTCGCCAAGATCATGGTCGCCGTGCTGACCATCGGGATCATCGGCTTCCTGCTGGACCGGGTGATGTATGCCCTCCAGTCGCTCTTCACCTTCTCCAACCAGCGGTGA
- a CDS encoding ABC transporter ATP-binding protein yields the protein MGILNFDNVSVGFGEGIHRTEVLKNITLDVEEGEFLVLLGFSGTGKTTLINLMAGLQKPSKGSVTFKGKPVTGPGPERGVIFQNYSLMPWLTVAGNVGLAVDTVFPGLPKAEKEAKVAHYVQMVGLSHAASRRPAELSGGMRQRVNVARALAMNPEVLLLDEPLSALDALTRANLADEIEGIWSTDKKTCVLITNDVDEAIVLADRIIALNPDGSLGEEFRVDIPRPRERGEMNHHEGFKALRARVTNYLMDAGIEAQAEGATQLPDIQPIHNLPKAQAAAQEGLKDLNFLQFDELHKIYPTPKGPLTVVEDFNLKMNKGEFISLIGHSGCGKSTVLTMVAGLNEISKGSIKLDGFHVREADPERAVVFQAPSLFPWLTARENCAIGVDKVYPKASQAERQDVVDYYLERVGLGDAMDKPASEMSNGMKQRVGIARAFSLSPKLLLLDEPFGMLDSLTRWELQEVLMEVWQRTKVTAICVTHDVDEAILLADRVVMMTNGPQATIGKIVDVDLPRPRSRKALLEHPDYYLYREQVLNFLEEYEHGKQGKSEAGKADTKNKEAA from the coding sequence ATGGGTATCCTGAATTTTGACAATGTTTCCGTGGGCTTCGGTGAGGGCATTCACCGCACCGAGGTTCTCAAGAACATCACCCTCGACGTGGAAGAAGGCGAATTTCTGGTCCTTCTGGGCTTCTCCGGCACAGGAAAGACCACCCTCATCAACCTCATGGCCGGGCTGCAAAAGCCCTCCAAGGGGAGCGTGACCTTCAAGGGCAAGCCGGTCACCGGCCCCGGCCCCGAGCGCGGCGTGATCTTCCAGAATTACTCGCTGATGCCTTGGCTGACCGTGGCGGGCAACGTCGGGCTGGCGGTCGATACCGTCTTCCCCGGCCTGCCCAAGGCGGAGAAGGAGGCCAAGGTCGCCCACTACGTGCAGATGGTGGGCCTGAGCCACGCCGCCAGCCGCCGCCCGGCCGAGCTGTCCGGCGGTATGCGCCAGCGTGTCAACGTGGCCCGCGCCCTGGCGATGAACCCCGAAGTTCTGCTTCTGGATGAACCCCTTAGCGCGCTCGACGCGCTCACCCGCGCCAACCTTGCCGACGAGATCGAGGGCATCTGGAGCACCGACAAGAAGACCTGCGTACTCATCACCAACGATGTGGACGAGGCCATCGTTCTGGCCGACCGCATCATCGCCCTCAACCCCGATGGCAGCCTTGGCGAGGAGTTCCGGGTGGATATTCCGCGCCCCCGCGAGCGCGGTGAGATGAACCATCACGAGGGCTTCAAGGCCCTCCGCGCACGCGTCACCAACTACCTGATGGACGCCGGTATCGAAGCTCAGGCCGAGGGTGCCACCCAGCTGCCCGACATCCAGCCCATCCACAACCTGCCTAAGGCGCAGGCCGCCGCGCAGGAAGGGCTGAAAGACCTGAACTTCCTGCAGTTCGACGAGCTCCACAAGATCTACCCCACACCGAAGGGGCCGTTAACGGTTGTTGAAGACTTCAATCTCAAAATGAACAAGGGCGAGTTCATTTCGCTCATCGGCCACTCGGGGTGCGGCAAATCCACTGTGCTCACAATGGTCGCGGGCCTGAACGAGATCTCGAAAGGTTCGATCAAGCTCGATGGCTTCCACGTCCGTGAGGCCGACCCGGAGCGCGCGGTGGTGTTTCAGGCGCCCTCGCTCTTTCCATGGCTCACCGCGCGCGAAAACTGCGCCATCGGGGTCGACAAGGTCTACCCCAAGGCCAGCCAGGCCGAGCGGCAGGATGTGGTCGACTATTACCTCGAGCGCGTCGGCCTCGGCGACGCGATGGACAAGCCCGCGTCTGAAATGTCGAACGGCATGAAGCAGCGGGTCGGCATTGCCCGCGCCTTCTCGCTCTCCCCCAAACTCCTCCTGCTCGATGAACCCTTCGGCATGCTCGACAGCCTCACCCGCTGGGAGCTGCAGGAGGTGCTGATGGAGGTCTGGCAGCGCACCAAGGTCACCGCGATCTGTGTCACCCACGATGTCGACGAGGCGATCCTGCTGGCCGACCGCGTGGTGATGATGACCAACGGCCCGCAGGCGACCATCGGCAAGATCGTCGATGTCGATCTGCCCCGTCCGCGCAGCCGCAAGGCCCTGCTCGAGCACCCCGATTATTACCTCTATCGCGAGCAAGTTCTTAATTTCCTTGAGGAATACGAGCACGGCAAGCAGGGCAAATCGGAGGCCGGGAAGGCCGATACCAAGAACAAGGAAGCCGCGTGA
- a CDS encoding GAF domain-containing protein, whose product MDVAVDTPVKTFIQVAEIWVPEGETLVHGGGSYGELAAFEEASRRESFAKGEGLPGKAWAEARPVVLKGFDGSYFKRTEVATEAGLTSAVAVPVFAGKTLKAVLVVLCGDDENRTGAIEVWKEAEGLLMLDDGYYGAAKHFEWVSQHTHFPAGQGLPGGVWASETPILMRDLGSGYRFIRADSAGKAGLTTGLGVPIPVPGAAPYVLTLLSARGTPIARRFELWDARAAKVGKSGGAALVDGICAREGALWDPENAGKERRAEAWQGSIGKVLGSGLPVVESGKPGLAAGYGSMVALPLYHGTELSHIVAWYV is encoded by the coding sequence ATGGATGTCGCAGTAGACACACCGGTCAAAACCTTCATTCAGGTGGCCGAAATCTGGGTGCCCGAGGGCGAGACCCTCGTGCACGGCGGGGGCAGCTACGGCGAGCTGGCCGCCTTCGAGGAGGCCTCCCGCCGGGAGAGCTTCGCCAAGGGCGAGGGCCTGCCCGGCAAAGCCTGGGCAGAGGCGCGGCCCGTGGTGCTCAAGGGCTTCGACGGCAGCTACTTCAAGCGCACCGAGGTGGCCACCGAGGCCGGGCTCACAAGCGCCGTCGCCGTGCCGGTTTTCGCTGGCAAGACCCTCAAGGCCGTGCTGGTGGTGCTCTGCGGCGATGACGAAAACCGCACAGGCGCCATCGAAGTCTGGAAGGAGGCCGAGGGCCTTCTGATGCTGGACGATGGCTATTACGGAGCCGCCAAGCACTTCGAATGGGTCAGCCAGCACACGCATTTTCCGGCGGGGCAGGGGCTGCCCGGCGGGGTCTGGGCCTCCGAAACGCCGATCCTGATGCGCGATCTGGGCTCCGGCTATCGCTTCATTCGTGCCGACAGTGCGGGCAAGGCCGGGCTGACCACCGGCCTCGGCGTGCCGATCCCGGTGCCCGGCGCCGCGCCCTACGTGCTCACCCTGCTCTCCGCCCGCGGCACCCCCATCGCCCGCCGTTTCGAGCTGTGGGATGCCCGCGCCGCGAAGGTGGGCAAGTCCGGCGGGGCGGCATTGGTCGATGGCATCTGCGCCCGCGAAGGCGCGCTCTGGGACCCGGAGAATGCCGGCAAGGAGCGCCGCGCGGAGGCCTGGCAGGGCAGCATCGGCAAGGTGCTCGGCTCCGGCCTTCCGGTGGTCGAAAGCGGCAAGCCCGGCCTCGCCGCGGGCTACGGCTCCATGGTCGCCCTGCCGCTCTACCACGGCACAGA